In Paenibacillus kyungheensis, the following are encoded in one genomic region:
- a CDS encoding MFS transporter encodes MISIWSAKLKGIRDSSKRLADQWTEEQSPKDVLLRIRSFYLLAGLAGGIFNPYLSSMLVGGGLGSGQVGLLLSIGTFISILVQPVWGLIVDRFQQMRLVLLLSVAIPGLLSILYQSPYFLILIMVYTISTVFTATQAPMADSYALVAAQKANTTYGAIRFLGSAGTAVGGYLGGLYVSQYDVSLIWIPFMLFNVLAAILAFTLPRRSDESRILNQSLSAGIKTLLTNRLFLFFLGGSLLVNQTLTAFNSYFVLSFQDAGGTLQLAGVGLLIASAANIPSMLIAAKVIHRIGHEKMLLLAAFAYILRWGIQWLFPVPSVMLAVQLLHGLSFGFFYIAAVEYVSRITSKHMQATGQSIFNMVFVGIAGIIGNLLNGYLLELGGSQAMNLSCVISALLGSLLLLYVAVQSRYSSSVPQS; translated from the coding sequence ATGATCTCGATATGGAGTGCTAAATTAAAAGGAATACGGGACTCCTCGAAGCGGCTAGCAGATCAATGGACAGAGGAACAATCACCCAAAGATGTACTGCTACGGATTCGTAGCTTTTATTTGCTGGCAGGACTAGCTGGAGGTATATTTAATCCTTATTTATCTTCGATGCTTGTAGGTGGAGGGCTGGGAAGTGGACAGGTCGGCTTGTTGCTATCAATTGGTACGTTTATCTCGATTCTAGTACAGCCAGTATGGGGATTAATCGTTGACCGTTTTCAACAAATGAGATTGGTTTTGCTGTTAAGTGTAGCCATTCCAGGATTGTTATCGATTTTGTATCAAAGCCCGTACTTTCTCATTCTGATTATGGTCTATACGATCTCTACTGTATTTACAGCGACCCAAGCGCCTATGGCAGATTCGTATGCACTGGTTGCCGCGCAAAAAGCCAATACTACCTATGGAGCGATCCGTTTTCTCGGGAGTGCAGGTACAGCAGTTGGCGGTTATCTAGGCGGATTGTATGTCAGTCAATATGATGTATCGCTGATCTGGATTCCGTTTATGTTGTTCAATGTGTTAGCGGCAATATTAGCGTTCACGTTACCACGACGTTCAGATGAGAGTCGGATTCTCAATCAATCGCTTAGTGCAGGAATCAAAACCTTATTAACCAATCGTTTATTTTTATTTTTTCTCGGTGGTAGCTTGCTGGTGAACCAGACGTTAACAGCATTTAATTCTTATTTTGTGCTGTCTTTTCAAGATGCAGGAGGCACACTTCAATTGGCAGGAGTAGGATTGCTGATCGCTTCAGCAGCGAATATCCCATCTATGCTGATAGCCGCCAAAGTGATTCACCGGATCGGGCATGAGAAAATGTTGCTGTTAGCGGCTTTTGCTTATATTTTGCGCTGGGGTATCCAGTGGTTATTTCCTGTTCCATCGGTTATGCTAGCTGTACAATTGTTACATGGTTTATCGTTCGGATTCTTTTATATTGCGGCAGTAGAATATGTATCACGCATTACATCCAAACATATGCAAGCGACCGGACAAAGTATTTTTAATATGGTGTTTGTCGGGATAGCAGGTATTATTGGTAATTTGCTCAATGGATATTTACTTGAGCTTGGCGGATCGCAAGCGATGAACCTTTCTTGCGTCATTAGTGCCTTACTGGGTTCTTTGTTATTGTTATATGTAGCGGTGCAGAGCCGTTATTCCTCTTCTGTTCCTCAATCTTAA
- a CDS encoding ROK family protein: MTVGLMIGIDIGGTKTLMIVTDRNGAILAQQKQPTIQAEQPSTFFTLLFEQVDQLLATIDRTIIDVEGIGMGLPGAVNIETGVITHIPALPLDGVSLLEQIQPFYDGALYLDNDVNVAALGEHWQGAGIGKKHLIMLTVGTGIGGAVILHHQLFRGADYTAGEVSYLVVDHQPEQVSSATANSHEFGRFESHASGTGIGVYARQWLTEHRADHTHPIVEHAGGQIEQVNAVDVLRLAQAGHPDAQQIMTVPIDYMAAGIANMISLLNPECVVIGGGVADSSYYIEQLHQRIGHFTPIQTQLVPAVLGNTAGALGAVYGVLHHPLAIYKHSR; the protein is encoded by the coding sequence ATGACTGTAGGCTTGATGATCGGTATTGATATCGGTGGAACCAAAACATTAATGATCGTAACAGATCGTAATGGAGCTATACTGGCACAACAAAAACAACCTACGATACAAGCAGAGCAACCGTCAACTTTTTTTACTTTGTTATTTGAACAGGTGGATCAGCTACTGGCTACGATCGATCGCACGATAATAGATGTTGAAGGGATAGGAATGGGACTTCCGGGAGCAGTCAATATTGAGACAGGTGTTATCACTCATATTCCTGCATTGCCGTTAGATGGAGTGTCATTACTAGAACAGATTCAACCTTTTTATGATGGTGCTCTTTATCTGGATAATGATGTGAATGTAGCGGCTCTTGGAGAACACTGGCAAGGTGCAGGCATCGGGAAAAAGCATCTGATTATGCTCACAGTAGGCACAGGAATCGGTGGAGCTGTTATTTTGCATCATCAATTGTTTCGTGGAGCGGATTATACCGCCGGTGAAGTTTCTTATTTGGTGGTCGATCATCAGCCAGAACAGGTATCGTCAGCCACAGCGAATAGTCACGAATTTGGACGATTCGAATCACATGCGTCAGGTACAGGCATTGGTGTATATGCAAGACAATGGTTAACCGAGCATAGAGCAGATCATACTCATCCAATTGTAGAACATGCAGGCGGTCAGATCGAGCAGGTGAATGCTGTAGATGTATTGCGATTGGCTCAAGCAGGGCATCCCGATGCACAGCAGATTATGACTGTACCGATCGATTATATGGCAGCAGGAATAGCTAACATGATTTCGTTACTAAATCCAGAATGTGTCGTTATTGGTGGCGGTGTAGCGGATTCTTCTTATTATATTGAGCAATTACATCAACGGATTGGTCATTTTACCCCGATTCAGACTCAATTAGTGCCTGCGGTATTAGGCAATACAGCGGGTGCACTTGGAGCTGTCTATGGTGTACTACATCATCCATTAGCAATCTACAAACATAGCCGTTAG
- a CDS encoding ROK family transcriptional regulator — translation MLLSIGNPQMIRNLNEYLILEVIVQHDSLSRAEISRRTGLSKPTVSSAVQNLLQHQLIAEIGQDDSHQQGRKGQLLSFNPTVFYIVTLDIGADYIRTGLTDLAGNIIQTGHFPLDASYNGQDMLEHLKQHMDRLIADANIGWDHVRFLSAGIPAVVHPENGTIHTLLPQFEQYRSVLSSSSLASLFPCEILLDNDVNLATIAEKEYGAAQSVEHMVYVSLGEGVGAGIMIDSKLYRGLSGSAGEMGRCLSRAGDNERLEEQIGGAGIRRLIQQYNDSHSDSDTADTIRHWDIQMLMNQARQGNADAHNIIEQYGQQLSLSLINLASMLAPEMIVFGGEIGEYADVFIPTIQKQMEQYAPVCPQLTTTMLTGKGVIQGAAWSGIHRAFQYIREDMLVVGGKMLFAEQGEKE, via the coding sequence ATGTTACTATCTATCGGCAATCCGCAAATGATCCGCAATCTGAATGAATATTTGATTTTGGAAGTGATTGTGCAACACGATAGCTTATCACGAGCAGAGATTAGTCGGCGTACAGGCTTGAGTAAGCCTACAGTCTCTTCAGCAGTGCAGAATTTATTGCAACATCAATTAATTGCAGAAATAGGACAGGATGATAGCCATCAGCAGGGACGCAAAGGGCAATTGCTTTCATTTAATCCGACTGTATTTTATATTGTAACACTTGATATCGGAGCAGATTATATTCGCACCGGATTAACAGATCTAGCAGGGAATATTATTCAGACAGGGCATTTTCCTCTTGATGCTTCGTATAACGGGCAGGATATGTTAGAACATCTCAAACAGCATATGGATCGGTTGATTGCAGACGCAAATATCGGATGGGATCATGTACGCTTTTTGTCAGCAGGGATTCCAGCAGTAGTACATCCTGAAAATGGAACGATTCATACGTTACTTCCTCAATTTGAACAATATCGTTCGGTATTATCCTCTTCTTCTTTAGCTTCTTTGTTTCCTTGTGAAATCCTACTTGATAATGATGTGAATCTGGCAACTATCGCTGAAAAAGAATATGGCGCCGCTCAATCAGTAGAGCATATGGTCTATGTGTCTTTGGGTGAAGGTGTCGGTGCAGGAATTATGATCGACAGTAAATTATATCGTGGATTATCTGGATCAGCAGGTGAAATGGGACGATGCCTTTCCAGGGCTGGAGATAATGAGCGCTTAGAAGAACAGATCGGTGGCGCAGGGATTCGTCGTCTTATTCAGCAATATAATGACTCTCATTCTGATTCGGACACAGCAGATACTATTCGTCATTGGGATATACAGATGCTGATGAATCAAGCGCGTCAAGGCAACGCCGATGCACACAACATTATCGAGCAATACGGTCAACAATTATCACTATCTCTGATCAATCTAGCATCGATGTTAGCACCTGAAATGATTGTATTTGGTGGTGAGATTGGAGAGTATGCAGATGTATTTATCCCTACTATTCAGAAGCAGATGGAGCAGTATGCTCCGGTATGCCCTCAATTAACGACAACGATGTTAACCGGCAAAGGAGTTATTCAAGGAGCCGCGTGGTCAGGGATTCACCGAGCATTTCAATATATACGAGAAGATATGTTAGTCGTTGGCGGTAAAATGTTATTTGCAGAGCAGGGGGAAAAAGAATGA
- a CDS encoding Crp/Fnr family transcriptional regulator, with protein MILHKGEFLFRQGEHGGLYHITSGLFKIVRLHEDGNHILFNIIVPGETIPHHSLISPMAYHGTAIALTTSEVEPIPATEWYAQLEREPLRYRDIAIQLQDKLRMMQQRIDQLTQIAPADKLTHLQSWFQNYLSDIPITDILTQDEIGQLIGVRRETVNRLLRAQIKHI; from the coding sequence ATGATTTTACATAAAGGTGAGTTTTTGTTCCGCCAGGGAGAACATGGTGGACTTTATCATATTACAAGCGGACTTTTCAAAATTGTACGTCTGCATGAAGATGGTAATCATATTTTATTTAATATTATTGTGCCCGGTGAGACGATTCCGCATCATTCGTTAATTAGCCCGATGGCGTATCACGGTACAGCGATTGCGTTAACGACCAGTGAAGTCGAACCGATTCCTGCTACAGAATGGTATGCTCAATTGGAACGTGAACCGCTTCGCTACCGTGATATTGCGATACAACTGCAAGACAAACTGCGCATGATGCAACAACGAATAGATCAATTAACCCAGATTGCTCCAGCCGACAAATTGACTCATTTACAGAGCTGGTTCCAGAATTATCTAAGCGATATTCCGATTACTGATATTTTGACTCAAGATGAGATTGGACAATTAATCGGGGTACGACGGGAAACGGTAAATCGATTGCTGCGAGCACAGATCAAACATATATAA
- a CDS encoding PTS transporter subunit IIC codes for MKEYVVSRMYKASAGMANAVLVTLGIGLLFETFGKFLGWDTLIAIGSVAKILLAPALGAGIAFQLGGNTLVLFSAMIASTIGGAALHLNVEGGMTLVPGQPISAVLAAIVATYVGKRITGRTKLDMMAIPLGAVFVGGLVGAGLAAVVTPLLITISAGITQSVQGSPILASMAISLVWSILLMSPASSAAIAIALKLDPVSSAAALIGCTVQFVGFTLMSARQNDAGGIIAQILVTPKVQFPNLVKNPRLVLPTFIAAIICAPIATLVFHFQASYELAGLGLNSMIAPLNILATQGASAFIVYLMIGVLLPAIITLILYYVLKKIGWAKTGDLHMEVQ; via the coding sequence ATGAAAGAATATGTCGTTAGTCGGATGTACAAAGCTTCAGCAGGAATGGCAAATGCGGTTCTCGTTACACTGGGGATCGGATTACTTTTCGAGACATTTGGTAAATTTCTTGGATGGGACACACTGATCGCTATCGGATCGGTTGCAAAAATATTGCTTGCTCCCGCATTAGGCGCAGGGATTGCTTTTCAATTGGGTGGCAATACACTGGTTCTTTTTAGTGCCATGATCGCAAGTACGATTGGTGGAGCAGCACTTCATCTCAATGTAGAAGGCGGCATGACATTAGTTCCCGGGCAACCGATCAGTGCTGTACTGGCAGCGATTGTAGCTACATATGTAGGGAAGCGAATCACCGGACGTACCAAGCTTGATATGATGGCGATTCCGTTAGGAGCTGTATTTGTCGGTGGATTAGTCGGAGCAGGGCTGGCAGCAGTAGTGACTCCGTTGTTGATTACGATCAGCGCAGGTATTACTCAATCTGTACAGGGTTCTCCTATTTTGGCTTCGATGGCGATCTCATTAGTATGGAGTATATTGTTAATGTCTCCTGCGTCCTCAGCAGCGATTGCGATTGCTTTGAAATTAGATCCAGTCTCTAGTGCAGCGGCATTGATTGGTTGTACGGTACAATTTGTTGGATTTACATTAATGTCTGCTCGCCAAAACGATGCAGGCGGAATTATAGCACAGATTTTAGTTACGCCAAAAGTACAATTTCCGAATCTGGTCAAAAATCCTCGGTTGGTATTACCTACGTTTATCGCAGCTATCATTTGTGCTCCGATTGCAACACTGGTATTCCATTTTCAAGCTTCATATGAATTAGCAGGATTAGGCTTGAACTCGATGATTGCACCGTTAAATATTTTGGCAACACAAGGAGCAAGTGCCTTTATCGTCTATCTCATGATCGGCGTGTTATTACCAGCAATCATTACATTGATACTGTATTATGTACTCAAAAAAATAGGCTGGGCCAAAACAGGCGATCTTCATATGGAAGTACAATAG
- a CDS encoding FlxA-like family protein: protein MNISSVTSSAYQAASTATTTDTSALEKQKTALQAQLTKLQSSTDKKDSEQQIKQVQQQIQQIERQIAQASAKSSGSDSSDTGTASTDSTDSTSSTGSTAKAAIQSLKDVQEAVRKTQEEEKAKRSTADMGVGGLLDITV, encoded by the coding sequence ATGAATATTTCTTCAGTAACATCAAGTGCTTACCAGGCAGCTTCTACTGCAACGACAACAGACACGAGCGCACTTGAAAAGCAAAAAACAGCGCTACAAGCACAATTAACTAAATTACAAAGCAGTACAGATAAAAAAGACAGCGAACAACAGATCAAACAAGTGCAACAACAGATTCAACAAATCGAGCGCCAAATCGCTCAAGCGAGTGCCAAGTCAAGTGGTAGCGATTCGTCAGATACGGGTACAGCCTCTACCGATTCAACTGATTCTACAAGCAGTACCGGTTCAACAGCCAAAGCAGCGATTCAATCGCTCAAAGATGTACAAGAAGCTGTTCGCAAAACACAAGAAGAAGAAAAAGCAAAACGCAGTACAGCCGATATGGGTGTAGGTGGATTGCTAGATATCACTGTCTAA
- a CDS encoding cupin domain-containing protein gives MTDHSVQTYYFEANHGIPNHPTLPVLLYPQALQAKPTDTESIFNQNHWLNSWTNGVFNYHHYHSNAHEVLGVISGEVTVQLGGEEGQLFTMYAGDVVVLPAGTGHKRISASPDFRIVGAYPDGMSYNTRTATETEKEHATALAEISHVPLPKMDPIYGSQGPLLQYWHSV, from the coding sequence ATGACTGATCATTCTGTCCAAACGTATTATTTTGAAGCGAATCATGGAATTCCCAATCATCCAACATTGCCTGTACTACTGTATCCACAAGCACTGCAAGCTAAGCCGACAGATACTGAATCTATTTTCAATCAGAATCATTGGCTAAATAGCTGGACAAACGGTGTATTTAATTACCATCATTATCATAGCAATGCACATGAGGTATTAGGCGTGATCAGCGGAGAGGTTACTGTTCAGCTAGGCGGAGAAGAAGGTCAATTATTCACAATGTATGCAGGCGATGTCGTTGTTCTACCTGCGGGTACAGGGCATAAGCGTATATCTGCTAGTCCTGACTTTCGCATTGTTGGCGCTTATCCTGACGGAATGTCTTACAATACTCGCACAGCGACAGAAACAGAAAAAGAACATGCGACAGCTTTAGCTGAAATCTCGCATGTTCCTCTTCCGAAAATGGACCCTATATACGGATCACAAGGACCACTTTTACAATACTGGCATTCTGTCTAA
- a CDS encoding methyl-accepting chemotaxis protein → MKLFRNITGSLFSRILSIAAVCIILSMLVSIVTVGIMTTRSYESMNTNSLTRVANEKVTELQMAVAAQQTLASSIAKEIYNVDFFQNLTATGVVNTTNFNRIQSNLNEKLQNSNGLYENIFFSYQDKVFLDGLAGKSQGTDLISTSPWYKQVLESGNPMVSDTQISPVTGNPVIVVVEPVKNPTTNKVLNVFALPLNINILLDGITEKEKEQTISTIVTNDKGVVIASQDANQVLKTDFTKLNNEDGLQNITTAENGTGYVTIDGVHYLASFVKDDVLKMNVVTFLPVSSYMSDLYSILTTIIVITIIALLIALVVLFLVVRSIVKPIRLASEQLEMMSQGDYSQTLPLQYENSVGETGVLIRSMNRMHQFTKQVVQSVSEESKKLKEASNTAHTMFMDMDKELHDVSATTQNMSAGMEETAASAQQINASTEEFEKAIESIAKGAQEGAEEANIISKRATDFKVALEKSVAETGVVYEEVKIGLNEALEQSKSVDTIKELSDSILQITKQTNLLALNASIEAARAGEAGRGFAVVAEEIRKLADASKDTVGQIQVITNNVTDSVGNLQHFTQRLIGLLAGNISEDYAMMNKTSESYMNDATYIDRMVSEFSATSEQLSASVQNLAQAINEISISNNESAEGTEEIADKTTVVVHKANEIAEEAKKTNDSADRLNQLIQRFKI, encoded by the coding sequence ATGAAATTATTTCGAAATATAACCGGGAGTCTGTTCTCGCGGATATTATCTATTGCTGCTGTATGTATTATATTGTCTATGCTGGTTTCTATTGTTACTGTAGGAATTATGACCACTCGTTCGTATGAGTCGATGAACACCAATTCATTAACACGTGTAGCCAATGAGAAAGTTACTGAACTTCAAATGGCTGTAGCAGCGCAACAAACATTAGCTAGCTCAATCGCTAAAGAAATTTACAATGTCGACTTTTTTCAAAATCTTACCGCAACAGGCGTAGTGAATACAACTAACTTCAATCGTATTCAAAGCAACCTTAATGAAAAATTGCAAAATTCAAATGGATTGTATGAAAATATATTTTTCTCGTATCAAGACAAAGTATTCTTGGATGGTCTTGCTGGAAAATCTCAAGGTACCGACTTGATCTCGACTTCACCGTGGTACAAACAAGTGCTAGAAAGTGGCAATCCGATGGTATCGGATACTCAGATTTCACCAGTTACTGGTAATCCTGTTATCGTAGTTGTCGAACCTGTCAAAAACCCGACTACCAATAAAGTGTTAAACGTATTTGCTCTTCCACTGAATATCAATATATTGCTAGACGGCATTACTGAAAAAGAAAAAGAACAAACGATTAGTACTATCGTGACCAATGATAAAGGGGTAGTTATCGCCTCACAAGATGCGAATCAAGTGCTCAAAACAGACTTTACGAAATTGAATAATGAAGATGGTCTGCAAAATATTACGACTGCTGAAAATGGTACAGGGTATGTAACGATCGATGGAGTACATTATCTAGCTTCATTTGTAAAAGATGATGTTCTCAAAATGAATGTAGTAACGTTCTTACCGGTTAGCAGTTATATGAGTGATCTATATAGCATTTTAACAACGATTATCGTGATTACGATTATTGCTCTATTGATTGCTTTGGTAGTTCTGTTCCTAGTCGTACGCAGTATTGTCAAACCGATTCGTCTAGCTTCAGAACAATTAGAAATGATGTCTCAAGGAGACTACTCGCAAACATTGCCTTTGCAATATGAAAATAGTGTAGGTGAAACAGGAGTTCTGATTCGTTCTATGAACCGGATGCACCAGTTTACCAAGCAAGTGGTTCAATCGGTTAGCGAAGAATCGAAAAAGCTAAAAGAAGCAAGTAATACAGCGCATACGATGTTTATGGATATGGACAAAGAGTTGCATGATGTCTCAGCGACAACTCAAAATATGTCTGCTGGTATGGAAGAAACAGCCGCTTCTGCACAACAAATCAATGCGTCAACCGAAGAATTTGAAAAAGCGATTGAATCGATTGCTAAAGGTGCGCAAGAAGGTGCAGAAGAAGCAAATATTATTAGTAAACGTGCGACTGATTTCAAAGTAGCTTTGGAAAAATCGGTTGCTGAAACTGGCGTAGTCTATGAAGAAGTGAAAATAGGATTAAATGAAGCTCTAGAACAATCCAAATCTGTAGATACTATCAAAGAGTTAAGCGATTCGATCCTACAGATTACTAAACAAACCAATTTACTAGCGCTTAATGCTTCGATTGAAGCGGCAAGAGCGGGTGAAGCGGGTCGAGGATTCGCTGTAGTGGCAGAAGAAATCCGCAAATTAGCGGATGCTTCTAAAGACACTGTAGGTCAGATTCAAGTGATTACGAACAACGTAACCGATTCTGTAGGCAACTTACAGCACTTTACACAACGTCTAATCGGTCTACTAGCAGGCAATATTTCAGAAGATTATGCAATGATGAACAAAACTAGCGAATCGTATATGAATGATGCGACGTATATCGACCGTATGGTGTCTGAATTTAGCGCAACCAGTGAACAATTAAGTGCTTCTGTACAGAATCTAGCTCAAGCGATCAATGAAATTTCGATCTCTAACAATGAGTCTGCTGAAGGCACAGAAGAGATTGCAGACAAAACAACAGTTGTAGTTCACAAAGCGAATGAAATTGCAGAAGAAGCGAAGAAAACAAATGATAGTGCAGATCGTTTGAACCAATTGATTCAACGCTTCAAAATCTAA